One window of the Rickettsiales bacterium genome contains the following:
- a CDS encoding CinA family protein, which produces MFNQNIIKLSEEIIEKASLSNSMIALAESCTGGLISSALTEIAGSSKVLDRCAVTYSNLAKQQMLDVKPETLEKFGAVSEETSREMALGIMAKSQAKYGFSVTGIAGPNGCSEQKPVGLVYIAFADKLTGRNKSFKHNFLGSRNEIRLQAVEEVLKLVLEIIRR; this is translated from the coding sequence AAAATATTATTAAATTATCTGAAGAAATTATTGAAAAAGCGAGCCTCAGTAATTCTATGATAGCCCTTGCAGAAAGTTGCACTGGCGGGCTTATCTCTTCCGCACTTACTGAAATTGCTGGATCTTCCAAGGTTTTAGATAGATGCGCGGTTACTTACAGCAACCTTGCAAAGCAACAAATGCTTGATGTTAAGCCTGAAACGCTTGAAAAATTTGGAGCAGTATCAGAGGAAACCTCTAGGGAAATGGCTCTCGGCATTATGGCAAAATCTCAAGCTAAATATGGGTTTTCAGTAACTGGAATTGCTGGACCAAATGGCTGTTCAGAGCAGAAACCAGTTGGCCTTGTTTATATAGCTTTTGCTGATAAATTAACTGGTAGAAACAAATCTTTTAAGCATAATTTTTTAGGCTCAAGAAATGAAATAAGATTGCAGGCCGTAGAGGAAGTGCTAAAATTAGTCTTGGAGATTATCAGGCGCTAA